Sequence from the Spirochaeta lutea genome:
AGGTTCGTAACTTCCTCCTGTGGTTTTCCGGGATATGAAATACGCTTAATCCCTCCCGGAGATTTTCATCAGCCCACTGGGCAAGACGGGGCTGGGTCTTCTCATACTTTTCTACCAGGCTCTGCAAGTACCTTTCGGCGTTCTGTTCATCTGGGGCATTGAAAACCTTGCGGATTTCCGCCGCTACCGCCGGGACATCGTCTTTCCTTGTCACGTAACCACGAGCATTTTGCTGCAAGTGAAATTGACACCGTTGCCACAAGATTCCAGGAAACACAGCATCGATAGCTGCTCGAAGACCCGCATGGTCATCACTGGTAATCATGGTCAGACCATGGAGCCCTCTACGAACCAGGCCTTCTAGAAACGATCGCCAATTTACCTCCGCTTCGCTATTGGCTACTTCTGTGCCCAAAATCTGACGTTTGCCTTCATAATCGACGCCTATGGCCATCAGTAGGGACTGTTTGACCACTTTCGAGCCTACACGCACTGATTCATATGTAGCGTCGAGCACGAGATACTGTATTTGTCCTACCGGCGAGGATCGCCAGGATGTTGCCTCTTCATCCAGCTCCTTCGCCAATCGACTTACCTGTGAGGAGCTCACCTCGGTGCCGCATAGGATTTCTACGATATCTGAAACCCGTCTAGTACTGACCCCTTTTACGTACATCTCGGCTATCGCAAGTTTTAAGGCTCGTTCACTCCGAATACCCTTTTCGATACAGCTGGGATAGAATTCCAGTCCGCGGACTTGAGGTATCTTGAGTAATACCTTCCCGGTAGCCAAAGCCAAGGTTTTGTTCTTA
This genomic interval carries:
- a CDS encoding IS256 family transposase; the protein is MAYQSEYTLLEQVIQMLATKEDSKFSKVIEKVVNEAMKLERAKTLQAEPYERTEDRMGYANGFKNKTLALATGKVLLKIPQVRGLEFYPSCIEKGIRSERALKLAIAEMYVKGVSTRRVSDIVEILCGTEVSSSQVSRLAKELDEEATSWRSSPVGQIQYLVLDATYESVRVGSKVVKQSLLMAIGVDYEGKRQILGTEVANSEAEVNWRSFLEGLVRRGLHGLTMITSDDHAGLRAAIDAVFPGILWQRCQFHLQQNARGYVTRKDDVPAVAAEIRKVFNAPDEQNAERYLQSLVEKYEKTQPRLAQWADENLREGLSVFHIPENHRRKLRTSNLAERQMKEIKRRTKVVGVFPNADSLLRLAAAMLIEQNDQWQNEKRYLPESNDRPAFKEIYRKKVA